Proteins from a single region of Ensifer adhaerens:
- a CDS encoding DUF1007 family protein, with protein sequence MRIKRLVMAGLATLLAPSLAFAHPHIFAEARLEVVSDDKAEISELRNVWRFDELFSSSVVLDFDKNSNATLDPDELAEVGQTVLESLSEYNYYTTILDNGKTIKVNKPEHITVDYKDGQLLMIFAVKPAEPMPLKGKLSFGVYDPTMYTAMDFATDDDLTVVGDKINACEHKVVRPDPDEVLAENKDTLTDAFWSDPTGTDMSKLFATRIEITC encoded by the coding sequence ATGAGAATCAAGCGCCTCGTCATGGCCGGCCTTGCCACCCTGCTTGCGCCATCGCTGGCCTTCGCCCATCCGCATATCTTCGCGGAAGCGCGGCTCGAGGTAGTCTCCGACGACAAGGCCGAAATCAGCGAACTCCGCAACGTCTGGCGCTTCGACGAGCTGTTTTCGTCGAGCGTTGTGCTCGATTTCGACAAGAACTCGAACGCGACGCTCGATCCGGACGAACTGGCGGAAGTTGGCCAGACCGTGCTGGAATCGCTCTCGGAGTACAATTACTACACGACGATTCTCGACAATGGTAAAACCATCAAGGTCAACAAGCCGGAGCACATCACCGTCGACTACAAGGACGGGCAGCTCTTGATGATCTTCGCCGTCAAGCCGGCCGAGCCGATGCCACTCAAGGGCAAGCTCTCCTTCGGCGTCTACGATCCGACCATGTACACGGCGATGGATTTCGCCACGGATGACGACCTGACCGTCGTCGGCGACAAGATCAACGCCTGTGAACACAAGGTCGTCCGCCCGGATCCCGACGAGGTTCTCGCCGAGAACAAGGATACACTGACCGATGCCTTCTGGAGCGATCCGACCGGCACGGACATGTCGAAGCTCTTCGCAACCAGGATAGAGATCACATGCTGA